A genomic region of Enterococcus sp. 12C11_DIV0727 contains the following coding sequences:
- the lepB gene encoding signal peptidase I, producing MDEIKEYFERLKRKIKRKFAKKQKVKNNTKNRKRPPAGPKKKRPQHRERIEGIREEPRGSARPKVELDRKAGPSKKKRKKKKLTKEEFEKRKKKKRKENIIEIIKFMLPVVLFAVLVFFFILNTSPHMVDGDSMKPTMLNGDRVIVRRTKEPKRYEIITFKPPVKSEFQYVKRVIGMPGDLVWTEGNDLFINHQAESLPKASELSAANELPDGTIKVNLSQDSLDQMAQFKKIPKGYYFVLGDNRNNSSDSRTFGLVDGQAIEGVVSFRFAPFNSIGWIK from the coding sequence ATGGATGAAATAAAGGAATATTTTGAACGACTAAAACGAAAAATAAAACGAAAATTTGCTAAAAAGCAAAAAGTGAAAAACAACACGAAGAATAGAAAACGCCCACCAGCTGGTCCTAAAAAGAAACGTCCACAACATAGAGAACGCATTGAAGGAATTCGAGAAGAACCTAGAGGTAGTGCAAGACCGAAAGTGGAACTAGATAGAAAAGCCGGGCCAAGCAAGAAAAAGCGAAAAAAGAAAAAATTAACCAAAGAAGAATTTGAAAAAAGAAAAAAGAAAAAAAGAAAAGAGAATATCATTGAAATCATTAAATTTATGCTTCCAGTTGTATTATTTGCCGTTTTGGTCTTTTTCTTTATTTTAAATACGTCACCACATATGGTTGATGGAGATTCGATGAAACCCACTATGCTCAATGGCGATCGTGTTATTGTTCGTCGTACAAAGGAACCTAAACGATATGAGATCATTACATTTAAACCACCTGTGAAAAGTGAGTTTCAATATGTAAAACGAGTGATTGGAATGCCAGGAGATCTAGTTTGGACTGAAGGGAACGATTTGTTTATCAATCACCAAGCCGAGTCTTTACCTAAAGCTTCTGAGTTATCTGCTGCAAATGAATTACCAGATGGGACAATCAAAGTAAATTTGTCGCAGGATAGCTTGGATCAAATGGCACAATTTAAAAAGATCCCAAAAGGATATTATTTTGTTTTGGGAGATAATCGTAATAATTCTAGTGATAGTAGAACCTTTGGATTGGTTGATGGACAGGCAATTGAGGGAGTTGTTTCCTTTAGATTTGCACCATTTAATAGTATCGGGTGGATTAAATAG
- a CDS encoding helix-turn-helix domain-containing protein — protein sequence MLKRDFLEKPFDYMNDILLFLYNNQGHATKNELVSEFQISLPTLNEYLSFLQSFLEENQVNEQVEITIHGENISLKKEPTFPLKKIVVLFLEKSIKFQMVNQLFSKGELTCDYFQLNYAISSATYYRKITELNDLLKEFRLQIKRGKLIGEEKQIRYFFFSFFWFLFEDKTSLEKETANQYLGFVDILKESLNLVFDPTEVLQIKLWMKISFRRLTTEYNPVISSNYDYPDRPLFEEINLALHTYMKKIERPYTIYEAYMFYDFFCSMNNFSPNSAFAFRLAEKQRRESSYLNYMNKVILKYLKQQGYLSSYASSARLLYIENLLFQLHSQLYYFDGFILAFDSWTVKSIVNAHRHPFSGNEVFELMDIATKKFDQDGEKGSYKNKFTEIHYTIILNHIAELNEEKIAIGVYHSLNPFIGELVIQHLTNVLGHKYPIKAEAFKEDSHYDILLSNIYSETISEKQELVYIFSDIGNSYDMTEIEKLIIQLIDTR from the coding sequence ATGCTGAAACGAGATTTTTTAGAAAAGCCCTTTGATTATATGAATGATATATTATTATTTTTATACAACAATCAAGGCCACGCAACAAAAAACGAGCTAGTCAGTGAATTCCAAATTAGCTTACCAACATTAAATGAATATTTGTCTTTCCTGCAAAGTTTTCTTGAAGAAAATCAGGTGAACGAGCAAGTTGAAATAACAATACACGGTGAGAATATCTCTTTGAAAAAAGAACCAACTTTTCCATTAAAAAAAATTGTTGTCCTTTTTCTGGAAAAGTCGATCAAATTTCAAATGGTCAATCAGTTATTTTCGAAAGGAGAATTGACTTGTGACTATTTTCAGCTGAACTACGCAATCAGTTCTGCAACGTATTATCGAAAAATCACTGAGCTAAATGATCTTTTAAAGGAGTTTCGCCTCCAAATCAAACGTGGAAAACTTATTGGAGAAGAAAAGCAAATCCGTTATTTTTTCTTTAGTTTTTTCTGGTTTCTTTTTGAGGATAAAACAAGTTTGGAGAAGGAAACTGCCAACCAGTATCTTGGCTTTGTAGATATTTTAAAAGAATCGCTTAACTTGGTATTTGATCCGACCGAAGTCCTGCAAATTAAATTATGGATGAAAATATCCTTTAGACGACTTACGACAGAGTACAACCCAGTCATTAGTTCGAACTATGATTATCCAGATCGACCATTATTTGAAGAAATTAATTTAGCCTTACATACATATATGAAAAAAATCGAACGTCCATATACTATTTATGAAGCATACATGTTTTATGACTTCTTTTGTTCTATGAATAATTTTTCGCCTAATTCTGCTTTTGCTTTTAGATTAGCAGAAAAGCAACGTAGAGAAAGTTCTTACTTAAACTACATGAATAAAGTGATTTTAAAATACCTAAAGCAGCAAGGATATTTATCGAGTTACGCTTCCTCTGCTCGTTTACTGTATATTGAAAATCTATTGTTTCAACTTCATTCTCAGCTTTATTACTTTGACGGATTTATCTTGGCCTTTGATAGCTGGACAGTGAAGTCCATCGTCAACGCACATCGTCATCCGTTTTCTGGTAATGAAGTTTTTGAATTGATGGATATCGCTACAAAAAAGTTTGATCAAGATGGTGAAAAAGGCAGTTATAAAAATAAATTCACTGAAATCCATTATACGATCATATTAAATCATATTGCGGAATTAAATGAAGAAAAAATTGCAATTGGTGTCTACCATTCACTCAATCCATTTATTGGTGAATTAGTTATCCAGCATTTGACAAACGTTTTAGGTCATAAATATCCAATTAAAGCAGAAGCATTCAAAGAAGACAGTCATTATGATATCCTACTTTCCAATATCTATAGTGAAACAATATCTGAAAAACAAGAATTAGTTTATATTTTTTCAGATATTGGAAATAGTTATGATATGACCGAAATTGAAAAATTGATTATTCAGTTGATTGACACGCGATAG
- a CDS encoding LysM peptidoglycan-binding domain-containing protein, translating to MKKRINKKYLILLISSAILFSTAIYFMSSSMILGASVGGGEVVTPVAPIPTTQTAEKPKTTEAENASAVSKEKEVPKEVYIVKEGQTLWEIAQDSGVSIQTLMNKNQLSSSVIVEGQELVFD from the coding sequence ATGAAAAAACGAATCAATAAAAAATATCTTATCCTGTTGATTTCTTCTGCAATATTGTTTAGTACTGCTATTTACTTTATGTCTAGTTCAATGATCTTGGGCGCATCGGTAGGTGGCGGTGAAGTTGTAACACCAGTAGCTCCGATTCCAACGACACAGACAGCAGAAAAGCCAAAGACAACAGAAGCTGAAAATGCTAGTGCTGTAAGTAAGGAAAAAGAAGTACCTAAAGAAGTCTACATCGTAAAAGAAGGTCAGACCTTATGGGAAATTGCTCAAGATTCAGGTGTATCTATACAAACATTGATGAACAAAAATCAGCTTAGCAGTAGTGTTATTGTTGAGGGACAAGAATTAGTATTCGATTGA
- a CDS encoding YhgE/Pip domain-containing protein produces the protein MKHIKNTFKLFKLDWQRIFKNPIATFLIIALMIIPSLYAWFNIKALWDPYANTGELPIAVYSDDKAASFQGKEVDIGKEVLKNLHENKQLGWKFVDSKEELDKGVKSGKYFAGIYLPKDFSKDLLSFTTGEIVKPKIEYSINEKINAIAPKIAEKGASSLQAQITDQFTKTASSTLVTVFNDIGYNLDSNLVSITKVKNMILSTDENIEQIDKYTQEVVTLHDKMPELKTKLAKANEFVDYLPQVDALGTKLVDLNDKMPTIKEQAKVILTLQEKIPEIQNAGKQLAMIDEDFASVEQTMTDGINEAKQGLTIIQQVQTALPDIEKLGDQADQLATVTKDGATKLQEALPSITSCIKVTLESVQTIGSNVSAIAGQIEQLLTDNELTPDERAALKQMLQQFSDSLGKQQAAIDQLVAMLTDIQNSSGNQDLQPIIDSLNNLSTLIGGLKARVDSIDADSISVDQLKAVLAEIESMAGNIAGSAGSINVDAVAADVNDILTKLINTISTAQGLLSQAKQIDFATLLNSTQATVANAIGILEKYQAELPAIKQEVHDANVLLNGHMETIVNGINKGADLYNNELPVIEEKLGLAASFIKNDYPEIKENITGTLKTVNEKMPDLESALNKANELVQNDWPNIKTGLHKAAEAIRKGEKDVDLGQVIKLLKLDANAESDFFAKPVEVSEHKIYPIANNGSASTPFYTALCLWVGAVLFSSVATTDFYLDEKDRGKYSKREQFSARMLTFLVMGLAQALIVTLGNYFVLGVDVRQPFYSVLFALLIAFTFMMMVYVLVALFGNVGKGAAIIILVLSISGGGGNYPIQVSGKFFQFINPFLPFTHAVNLLRESAGGIYWPNAWKAIIILGMIAIVFCALGIFLYPYIEEKTKKFAKVSHESRIFH, from the coding sequence ATGAAACATATAAAAAATACATTCAAGTTATTTAAATTAGATTGGCAACGTATTTTTAAGAACCCAATTGCTACATTTTTGATCATTGCACTGATGATTATTCCATCACTTTATGCATGGTTCAATATCAAAGCTTTGTGGGATCCTTACGCAAACACTGGAGAATTGCCAATTGCGGTATACAGTGACGACAAAGCAGCAAGTTTTCAAGGTAAGGAAGTTGATATCGGGAAAGAAGTCCTGAAAAACCTCCATGAAAATAAACAATTAGGTTGGAAGTTTGTTGATTCAAAAGAAGAATTAGACAAAGGGGTAAAATCCGGGAAATATTTCGCTGGGATTTATTTACCGAAAGATTTTTCTAAAGATTTATTGAGTTTTACTACAGGTGAAATCGTCAAACCTAAAATAGAGTATTCTATCAATGAAAAAATCAATGCGATCGCTCCAAAGATTGCAGAAAAAGGCGCTTCTTCTTTACAAGCCCAAATAACCGATCAATTTACCAAAACTGCAAGTAGTACCTTAGTTACGGTATTTAATGATATAGGCTATAATTTAGATTCTAATTTAGTCAGTATCACCAAAGTAAAAAATATGATTTTATCAACGGATGAGAACATTGAGCAAATCGATAAGTATACACAAGAAGTCGTAACACTTCATGACAAAATGCCAGAACTGAAAACAAAATTAGCGAAAGCAAATGAATTTGTTGACTATTTACCGCAAGTGGATGCTTTAGGAACAAAATTGGTAGATTTAAATGATAAGATGCCAACGATCAAAGAACAGGCTAAAGTTATTTTAACCTTGCAAGAAAAAATTCCGGAAATTCAAAATGCTGGTAAACAATTAGCGATGATCGATGAAGATTTTGCTTCAGTTGAACAAACGATGACTGATGGAATCAATGAAGCAAAACAAGGATTAACGATCATCCAGCAAGTTCAAACGGCGTTACCAGATATTGAAAAACTTGGAGATCAGGCAGATCAATTAGCAACAGTGACCAAAGATGGTGCAACAAAATTACAAGAAGCGTTGCCAAGTATTACTAGCTGTATCAAAGTAACCTTGGAGTCTGTTCAAACCATTGGCTCCAATGTATCAGCAATTGCTGGACAAATCGAACAATTATTGACAGATAATGAATTAACACCAGATGAACGTGCAGCTTTAAAACAAATGTTGCAACAATTTAGCGATAGTTTAGGCAAACAACAGGCAGCGATCGATCAATTAGTGGCGATGCTGACAGATATTCAAAATTCTTCTGGTAATCAAGACCTTCAACCAATCATTGATAGCTTGAACAATTTGAGCACACTGATCGGTGGTTTGAAAGCGAGAGTAGATAGTATCGACGCGGATTCAATTTCAGTTGATCAATTAAAAGCTGTTCTTGCTGAGATCGAAAGTATGGCTGGAAACATTGCTGGGAGTGCAGGTAGTATCAATGTCGATGCGGTTGCAGCGGATGTAAATGATATACTAACCAAACTGATCAATACGATTTCAACTGCACAAGGTCTGCTTAGTCAAGCAAAACAAATCGACTTTGCAACACTATTAAATTCAACTCAAGCGACGGTTGCCAATGCAATCGGTATTTTAGAAAAATATCAAGCAGAATTACCAGCGATCAAACAAGAAGTTCATGATGCGAATGTATTACTGAATGGACACATGGAAACAATCGTCAATGGTATCAATAAAGGCGCAGATCTTTATAACAACGAGTTACCTGTAATAGAAGAAAAACTGGGCTTAGCAGCAAGCTTTATTAAAAATGATTACCCAGAAATCAAAGAAAACATTACGGGAACATTAAAAACAGTCAATGAAAAAATGCCGGATTTAGAATCTGCTTTAAACAAAGCCAATGAATTAGTTCAAAACGATTGGCCAAACATTAAAACAGGGCTTCATAAAGCCGCTGAAGCAATTCGTAAAGGTGAAAAGGACGTTGACCTTGGACAAGTGATAAAACTGCTTAAACTGGATGCTAACGCGGAAAGTGACTTCTTTGCAAAACCTGTTGAAGTATCTGAACATAAAATTTATCCAATTGCCAATAACGGTTCAGCTAGTACGCCGTTTTACACAGCATTGTGTCTGTGGGTCGGAGCCGTATTATTTTCAAGTGTAGCAACCACTGATTTTTATTTAGATGAAAAAGACCGTGGTAAATATTCTAAACGAGAACAATTTTCTGCAAGAATGCTAACATTCTTAGTGATGGGCTTAGCGCAAGCCTTGATCGTGACTTTAGGTAATTACTTCGTGCTAGGAGTAGATGTGAGACAGCCATTTTATAGTGTCTTGTTTGCCTTGTTGATCGCCTTTACGTTTATGATGATGGTTTATGTACTTGTGGCGCTGTTCGGCAATGTCGGAAAAGGTGCTGCGATCATTATCTTAGTCCTCTCCATTTCAGGCGGGGGCGGAAATTATCCGATCCAAGTTTCCGGCAAGTTCTTCCAGTTTATCAATCCGTTTTTACCATTTACCCATGCGGTGAATTTATTACGGGAGTCGGCAGGCGGAATTTATTGGCCAAATGCTTGGAAAGCGATTATTATTTTAGGCATGATCGCAATTGTATTCTGTGCATTGGGGATATTCTTATATCCTTATATTGAAGAAAAAACGAAGAAATTTGCGAAAGTTTCTCATGAAAGTCGTATCTTCCATTAA
- a CDS encoding FAD-dependent oxidoreductase: MKVVIIGASHGGLQAALTLKRLNPQTEVILIEKRSEISFVSSGIVLKMNQLVDELDKVRYLTLEELNNKGVDVLINATVTTIDPEKKYVIYEDASNNVSEISYEKLILTTGSNQFSTNITLPSKDKVTVFKSYPSSVEVLEKLEQSKSISIVGGGYIGVELCDALKDQGKEIHLIESAGSVLFRYLDKELSSLIEEKIVASGVKLHLNESVISFSELEEELFVTNTTNEEIRNDYVIIAVNARPDSRLVKEFLDLNANGTIRVNEHMQTSDPDIFALGDVISYPVRNSYRKSFVPLVNNVVRSATVAAMNVLGHTIKYNTTQKTTATKIFNSYVASTGLTEEEAKFEGIEVESTFLTLPCQLPYLELQEEVHIKMVFEKGTHKLIGGQLMSERDITQSINTLSLAIEKETTLEELVTLDFYFNPGINQPMGIIGRAAYEFLIEKYKS, translated from the coding sequence GTGAAAGTAGTAATTATCGGAGCCTCCCATGGGGGACTCCAGGCCGCATTAACATTAAAGAGATTAAATCCTCAAACTGAGGTTATTCTAATTGAAAAAAGAAGTGAGATCAGTTTTGTTTCAAGCGGAATCGTATTGAAAATGAATCAATTGGTTGATGAATTGGACAAAGTGAGATATCTGACTCTAGAAGAATTGAATAATAAAGGGGTAGACGTTTTAATTAATGCAACAGTTACTACAATAGATCCAGAGAAAAAATACGTTATTTATGAGGACGCTTCTAACAACGTGAGTGAGATTAGCTATGAAAAGCTGATCCTTACAACAGGTTCAAATCAATTTTCAACAAATATAACATTGCCAAGTAAAGATAAAGTAACTGTCTTCAAAAGTTATCCTAGCTCTGTAGAAGTATTGGAAAAATTGGAACAGTCAAAATCGATCTCAATTGTTGGTGGAGGTTACATTGGTGTAGAATTGTGCGATGCCTTGAAAGATCAAGGGAAAGAAATTCATTTGATTGAAAGTGCAGGTTCAGTTCTTTTTCGATACTTAGATAAGGAACTTTCTTCACTGATTGAAGAAAAAATCGTTGCATCTGGTGTGAAACTTCATTTAAATGAAAGTGTTATTAGCTTCTCAGAATTGGAAGAAGAGCTGTTTGTTACAAATACAACAAATGAAGAAATTAGAAATGATTATGTAATCATCGCGGTAAACGCTCGTCCAGATAGTCGATTAGTCAAAGAGTTTTTAGATTTAAATGCTAATGGAACGATACGAGTCAACGAACATATGCAAACAAGTGATCCAGATATATTTGCTTTAGGTGATGTGATTTCTTATCCAGTTCGTAATAGCTACCGTAAATCGTTTGTTCCTTTAGTGAATAATGTTGTCAGAAGTGCAACAGTTGCGGCAATGAATGTTCTGGGACATACGATAAAATATAACACGACTCAAAAAACAACGGCAACGAAAATCTTCAACAGTTATGTTGCTAGCACAGGCTTAACAGAAGAGGAAGCAAAGTTTGAAGGAATCGAAGTGGAAAGTACCTTTTTAACATTACCATGTCAACTGCCTTATCTTGAATTACAAGAAGAAGTACATATCAAAATGGTTTTCGAAAAAGGAACGCACAAACTGATTGGTGGTCAATTAATGTCTGAAAGAGACATTACACAATCAATTAATACCCTATCTTTGGCAATTGAGAAAGAGACGACCTTAGAAGAATTAGTGACACTAGATTTTTATTTTAATCCAGGAATCAATCAGCCAATGGGAATTATAGGACGAGCAGCATACGAATTTTTGATAGAAAAGTATAAATCTTGA